The following proteins are co-located in the Doryrhamphus excisus isolate RoL2022-K1 chromosome 3, RoL_Dexc_1.0, whole genome shotgun sequence genome:
- the nadkb gene encoding NAD kinase b isoform X4: MPVSRRIKEERKVRHIQDPASQRLTWNKPPVNVLVIRKIRDESLVEPFKELCRFLVEEKQMMVYVERRVADDGTLSEDENFGSIRNQLCTFREGYDDISDCIDLIICLGGDGTLLYASSLFQASVPPVMAFHLGSLGFLTPFKFESYKTEVDKVFEGNAAITLRSRLKVKVVKEMLDRTASQQPEHNGVLPHRYTSSEAGKVTLQLQVLNEVVVDRGPSSYLSNVDLYLDGRLITSVQGDGVIVSTPTGSTAYAAAAGASMIHPNVPAIMVTPICPHSLSFRPIVVPAGVELMITLSPDARNTAWVSFDGRKRQEIQHGDCIKITTSCYPVPSICCHDLVYDWFESLAQCLHWNVRKRQARLAETSDSSDTEN, encoded by the exons ATGCCAGTCAGTAGGCGCATCAAGGAGGAGAGGAAAGTAAG gcACATCCAGGATCCAGCCAGCCAGCGCCTCACCTGGAATAAACCTCCAGTCAACGTTCTCGTCATCAGGAAGATCCGAGACGAGAGCCTGGTGGAGCCGTTCAAGGAGCTTTGCAGGTTTCTAGTCGAG gagAAACAGATGATGGTGTACGTGGAGCGCAGGGTGGCTGACGACGGTACGCTCTCTGAGGACGAGAACTTTGGCTCCATCCGAAATCAGCTGTGCACCTTCAGAGAGG GTTACGATGATATCTCTGACTGCATTGATCTGATCATCTGCCTGGGAGGGGATGGAACGCTGCTCTACGCCTCCTCTCTCTTCCAG GCTAGCGTTCCTCCAGTGATGGCGTTCCATCTCGGCTCCCTGGGATTCCTCACGCCCTTCAAGTTTGAGTCGTATAAAACAGAAGTGGACAAAGTGTTTGAAG GGAATGCAGCCATCACGCTGCGCAGCCGCCTGAAGGTGAAGGTGGTGAAGGAGATGTTGGATCGGACGGCCTCGCAGCAGCCGGAGCACAACGGCGTGCTCCCTCACCGATACACCAGCAGCGAGGCGGGCAAGGTCACCTTGCAGCTCCAG GTGTTGAACGAGGTGGTGGTCGACCGTGGGCCCTCGTCCTACCTGTCTAACGTGGACTTGTACCTGGACGGACGTCTCATCACGTCCGTGCAAGGAGACG GCGTGATCGTGTCCACGCCCACTGGCAGCACGGCGTACGCGGCGGCGGCAGGGGCGTCCATGATCCACCCCAACGTGCCAGCCATCATGGTGACCCCCATCTGTCCGCACTCGCTCTCCTTCAGGCCCATCGTGGTCCCCGCCGGGGTGGAGCTCATG aTCACCTTGTCCCCCGACGCCAGAAACACCGCCTGGGTGTCCTTCGACGGCAGGAAGAGGCAAGAGATCCAGCACGGCGACTG CATCAAAATCACGACATCATGCTACCCGGTCCCGTCCATCTGCTGCCACGACCTGGTCTACGACTGGTTTGAGAGCCTGGCGCAGTGTCTGCACTGGAACGTGCGCAAGCGACAGGCACGCCTCGCCGAGACCTCTGACTCGTCGGATACGGAAAACTGA
- the nadkb gene encoding NAD kinase b isoform X2: MTSLRCHVMDSSAGCSSSEADGSMSRPTARPGQASSKHRERPSASPRRRREAKKSQRRGDGQEQLLRELEQHRLPGQREHSEASGSVSDTAESSPKRRAHFLHGPYPATHFGPKACILPNPTSVMHIQDPASQRLTWNKPPVNVLVIRKIRDESLVEPFKELCRFLVEEKQMMVYVERRVADDGTLSEDENFGSIRNQLCTFREGYDDISDCIDLIICLGGDGTLLYASSLFQASVPPVMAFHLGSLGFLTPFKFESYKTEVDKVFEGNAAITLRSRLKVKVVKEMLDRTASQQPEHNGVLPHRYTSSEAGKVTLQLQVLNEVVVDRGPSSYLSNVDLYLDGRLITSVQGDGVIVSTPTGSTAYAAAAGASMIHPNVPAIMVTPICPHSLSFRPIVVPAGVELMITLSPDARNTAWVSFDGRKRQEIQHGDCIKITTSCYPVPSICCHDLVYDWFESLAQCLHWNVRKRQARLAETSDSSDTEN, translated from the exons ATGACGTCACTTCGTTGTCATGT TATGGACAGTTCAGCAGGCTGCTCGTCCTCAGAGGCGGACGGCAGCATGTCCCGACCCACAGCCCGCCCGGGTCAAGCCTCCTCCAAGCACAGGGAGCGCCCGTCCGCCTCACCTAGGCGACGACGGGAGGCCAAGAAGTCGCAGCGGCGGGGGGATGGTCAGGAACAGCTGCTCCGGGAGTTGGAGCAGCACAGGTTGCCGGGCCAACGCGAGCACTCAGAGGCGTCCGGCTCAGTGAGCGACACAGCGGAAAGTTCACCTAAGAG GAGAGCTCACTTCCTTCATGGACCGTATCCAGCCACTCACTTTGGACCCAAAGCCTGTATTCTTCCCAACCCCACTTCAGTCAT gcACATCCAGGATCCAGCCAGCCAGCGCCTCACCTGGAATAAACCTCCAGTCAACGTTCTCGTCATCAGGAAGATCCGAGACGAGAGCCTGGTGGAGCCGTTCAAGGAGCTTTGCAGGTTTCTAGTCGAG gagAAACAGATGATGGTGTACGTGGAGCGCAGGGTGGCTGACGACGGTACGCTCTCTGAGGACGAGAACTTTGGCTCCATCCGAAATCAGCTGTGCACCTTCAGAGAGG GTTACGATGATATCTCTGACTGCATTGATCTGATCATCTGCCTGGGAGGGGATGGAACGCTGCTCTACGCCTCCTCTCTCTTCCAG GCTAGCGTTCCTCCAGTGATGGCGTTCCATCTCGGCTCCCTGGGATTCCTCACGCCCTTCAAGTTTGAGTCGTATAAAACAGAAGTGGACAAAGTGTTTGAAG GGAATGCAGCCATCACGCTGCGCAGCCGCCTGAAGGTGAAGGTGGTGAAGGAGATGTTGGATCGGACGGCCTCGCAGCAGCCGGAGCACAACGGCGTGCTCCCTCACCGATACACCAGCAGCGAGGCGGGCAAGGTCACCTTGCAGCTCCAG GTGTTGAACGAGGTGGTGGTCGACCGTGGGCCCTCGTCCTACCTGTCTAACGTGGACTTGTACCTGGACGGACGTCTCATCACGTCCGTGCAAGGAGACG GCGTGATCGTGTCCACGCCCACTGGCAGCACGGCGTACGCGGCGGCGGCAGGGGCGTCCATGATCCACCCCAACGTGCCAGCCATCATGGTGACCCCCATCTGTCCGCACTCGCTCTCCTTCAGGCCCATCGTGGTCCCCGCCGGGGTGGAGCTCATG aTCACCTTGTCCCCCGACGCCAGAAACACCGCCTGGGTGTCCTTCGACGGCAGGAAGAGGCAAGAGATCCAGCACGGCGACTG CATCAAAATCACGACATCATGCTACCCGGTCCCGTCCATCTGCTGCCACGACCTGGTCTACGACTGGTTTGAGAGCCTGGCGCAGTGTCTGCACTGGAACGTGCGCAAGCGACAGGCACGCCTCGCCGAGACCTCTGACTCGTCGGATACGGAAAACTGA
- the nadkb gene encoding NAD kinase b isoform X3, whose product MDSSAGCSSSEADGSMSRPTARPGQASSKHRERPSASPRRRREAKKSQRRGDGQEQLLRELEQHRLPGQREHSEASGSVSDTAESSPKRRAHFLHGPYPATHFGPKACILPNPTSVMHIQDPASQRLTWNKPPVNVLVIRKIRDESLVEPFKELCRFLVEEKQMMVYVERRVADDGTLSEDENFGSIRNQLCTFREGYDDISDCIDLIICLGGDGTLLYASSLFQASVPPVMAFHLGSLGFLTPFKFESYKTEVDKVFEGNAAITLRSRLKVKVVKEMLDRTASQQPEHNGVLPHRYTSSEAGKVTLQLQVLNEVVVDRGPSSYLSNVDLYLDGRLITSVQGDGVIVSTPTGSTAYAAAAGASMIHPNVPAIMVTPICPHSLSFRPIVVPAGVELMITLSPDARNTAWVSFDGRKRQEIQHGDCIKITTSCYPVPSICCHDLVYDWFESLAQCLHWNVRKRQARLAETSDSSDTEN is encoded by the exons ATGGACAGTTCAGCAGGCTGCTCGTCCTCAGAGGCGGACGGCAGCATGTCCCGACCCACAGCCCGCCCGGGTCAAGCCTCCTCCAAGCACAGGGAGCGCCCGTCCGCCTCACCTAGGCGACGACGGGAGGCCAAGAAGTCGCAGCGGCGGGGGGATGGTCAGGAACAGCTGCTCCGGGAGTTGGAGCAGCACAGGTTGCCGGGCCAACGCGAGCACTCAGAGGCGTCCGGCTCAGTGAGCGACACAGCGGAAAGTTCACCTAAGAG GAGAGCTCACTTCCTTCATGGACCGTATCCAGCCACTCACTTTGGACCCAAAGCCTGTATTCTTCCCAACCCCACTTCAGTCAT gcACATCCAGGATCCAGCCAGCCAGCGCCTCACCTGGAATAAACCTCCAGTCAACGTTCTCGTCATCAGGAAGATCCGAGACGAGAGCCTGGTGGAGCCGTTCAAGGAGCTTTGCAGGTTTCTAGTCGAG gagAAACAGATGATGGTGTACGTGGAGCGCAGGGTGGCTGACGACGGTACGCTCTCTGAGGACGAGAACTTTGGCTCCATCCGAAATCAGCTGTGCACCTTCAGAGAGG GTTACGATGATATCTCTGACTGCATTGATCTGATCATCTGCCTGGGAGGGGATGGAACGCTGCTCTACGCCTCCTCTCTCTTCCAG GCTAGCGTTCCTCCAGTGATGGCGTTCCATCTCGGCTCCCTGGGATTCCTCACGCCCTTCAAGTTTGAGTCGTATAAAACAGAAGTGGACAAAGTGTTTGAAG GGAATGCAGCCATCACGCTGCGCAGCCGCCTGAAGGTGAAGGTGGTGAAGGAGATGTTGGATCGGACGGCCTCGCAGCAGCCGGAGCACAACGGCGTGCTCCCTCACCGATACACCAGCAGCGAGGCGGGCAAGGTCACCTTGCAGCTCCAG GTGTTGAACGAGGTGGTGGTCGACCGTGGGCCCTCGTCCTACCTGTCTAACGTGGACTTGTACCTGGACGGACGTCTCATCACGTCCGTGCAAGGAGACG GCGTGATCGTGTCCACGCCCACTGGCAGCACGGCGTACGCGGCGGCGGCAGGGGCGTCCATGATCCACCCCAACGTGCCAGCCATCATGGTGACCCCCATCTGTCCGCACTCGCTCTCCTTCAGGCCCATCGTGGTCCCCGCCGGGGTGGAGCTCATG aTCACCTTGTCCCCCGACGCCAGAAACACCGCCTGGGTGTCCTTCGACGGCAGGAAGAGGCAAGAGATCCAGCACGGCGACTG CATCAAAATCACGACATCATGCTACCCGGTCCCGTCCATCTGCTGCCACGACCTGGTCTACGACTGGTTTGAGAGCCTGGCGCAGTGTCTGCACTGGAACGTGCGCAAGCGACAGGCACGCCTCGCCGAGACCTCTGACTCGTCGGATACGGAAAACTGA
- the sec62 gene encoding translocation protein SEC62 — translation MAERRRQKKRIQEVSDPTKEEKAVAKYLRFNCPTKSTTMIGQRVDYFTASKAVDCLLDSRWAKAKKGEEALFTSRDSVLDYCNRLLKKQFFHRALKVMKKKSEKDIRKDKKPKGDSGKEEEKKAKKEKNKKKEADTGGESKKDKSDDSPGSPKKKKEVKKKFKLELHEDQVFLDGNEVYVWIYDPVPFKTFAMGLVLVIAVIAATLFPLWPAEMRVGVYYLSVAAGCFVASILLLAVARCILFLFIWLVTGGRHHFWFLPNLTADVGFIDSFRPLYTHEYKGPRGGAKKGGKDGGGGGGGNAAQKSDSDDKSDSEKKDEEEEDEDDEGKEAGLEERKSGEEGAERHSDTDSDRREDEGSQHSNGNDFEMITREELDQHTEEEEEEEEEEEEEEGEEEEEQEVGDSIDSEAQTAET, via the exons ATGGCGGAGCGCAGAAGGCAAAAGAAACGGATCCAG GAGGTGAGCGACCCCACCAAGGAGGAGAAGGCGGTGGCCAAGTACCTGCGCTTCAACTGTCCTACCAAGTCCACCACCATGATAGGCCAAAGGGTGGACTACTTCACCG CCTCCAAGGCGGTGGACTGCCTGCTGGACTCCAGATGGGCCAAGGCCAAGAAAGGCGAGGAAGCGCTCTTCACCAGCAGAGACTCGGTgctggactactgcaacag GCTCCTCAAGAAGCAGTTCTTCCACCGTGCTCTCAAAGTCATGAAAAAGAAGTCGGAGAAGGACATCAGGAAGGACAAGAAGCCCAAAGGCGACAGCGgcaaagaggaggagaaaaaggcaaagaaggagaagaacaagaagaaggagGCGGACACCGGCGGCGAAAGCAAAAAGGACAAGAGC GACGACAGCCCGGGAAgccccaagaagaagaaggaggtgaagaagaagTTCAAGCTGGAGCTGCATGAGGATCAGGTGTTCCTTGACGGGAACGAG GTGTACGTGTGGATCTACGACCCCGTTCCTTTCAAGACCTTCGCCATGGGGCTGGTCCTGG TTATTGCCGTCATCGCCGCCACGCTTTTCCCTCTCTGGCCGGCGGAAATGCGCGTGGGCGTTTACTACCTCAGCGTCGCCGCCGGATGCTTCGTGGCCAGCATTTTGCTCCTCGCTGTCG CTCGCTGCATCCTCTTCCTGTTCATCTGGCTGGTGACGGGCGGCCGCCATCACTTCTGGTTCCTCCCCAACCTGACGGCCGACGTGGGCTTCATCGACTCCTTCCGGCCGCTCTACACCCACGAGTATAAAGGCCCGCGGGGCGGCGCCAAGAAAGGCGGCAaggacggcggcggcggcggcggtggtaaCGCAGCACAAAAATCAGACAGCGACGATAAGTCCGACAGCGAGAagaaggacgaggaggaggaggatgaagacgatGAAGGCAAAGAGGCGGGGCTAGAGGAGCGTAAAAGCGGCGAGGAGGGAGCGGAGCGCCACTCGGACACCGATAGCGACCGCAGGGAAGACGAAGGCTCGCAGCACAGCAACGGTAACGACTTTGAGATGATCACCAGGGAGGAACTGGACCAGCAcacggaagaagaagaagaagaggaggaggaggaagaagaggaggagggggaagaagaagaggagcaggaagTAGGGGACAGCATTGACAGTGAAGCTCAGACTGCTGAAACATAA
- the nadkb gene encoding NAD kinase b isoform X1: MSLGFLRRRMDSSAGCSSSEADGSMSRPTARPGQASSKHRERPSASPRRRREAKKSQRRGDGQEQLLRELEQHRLPGQREHSEASGSVSDTAESSPKRRAHFLHGPYPATHFGPKACILPNPTSVMHIQDPASQRLTWNKPPVNVLVIRKIRDESLVEPFKELCRFLVEEKQMMVYVERRVADDGTLSEDENFGSIRNQLCTFREGYDDISDCIDLIICLGGDGTLLYASSLFQASVPPVMAFHLGSLGFLTPFKFESYKTEVDKVFEGNAAITLRSRLKVKVVKEMLDRTASQQPEHNGVLPHRYTSSEAGKVTLQLQVLNEVVVDRGPSSYLSNVDLYLDGRLITSVQGDGVIVSTPTGSTAYAAAAGASMIHPNVPAIMVTPICPHSLSFRPIVVPAGVELMITLSPDARNTAWVSFDGRKRQEIQHGDCIKITTSCYPVPSICCHDLVYDWFESLAQCLHWNVRKRQARLAETSDSSDTEN, translated from the exons ATGTCACTGGGGTTTCTCCGACGCCG TATGGACAGTTCAGCAGGCTGCTCGTCCTCAGAGGCGGACGGCAGCATGTCCCGACCCACAGCCCGCCCGGGTCAAGCCTCCTCCAAGCACAGGGAGCGCCCGTCCGCCTCACCTAGGCGACGACGGGAGGCCAAGAAGTCGCAGCGGCGGGGGGATGGTCAGGAACAGCTGCTCCGGGAGTTGGAGCAGCACAGGTTGCCGGGCCAACGCGAGCACTCAGAGGCGTCCGGCTCAGTGAGCGACACAGCGGAAAGTTCACCTAAGAG GAGAGCTCACTTCCTTCATGGACCGTATCCAGCCACTCACTTTGGACCCAAAGCCTGTATTCTTCCCAACCCCACTTCAGTCAT gcACATCCAGGATCCAGCCAGCCAGCGCCTCACCTGGAATAAACCTCCAGTCAACGTTCTCGTCATCAGGAAGATCCGAGACGAGAGCCTGGTGGAGCCGTTCAAGGAGCTTTGCAGGTTTCTAGTCGAG gagAAACAGATGATGGTGTACGTGGAGCGCAGGGTGGCTGACGACGGTACGCTCTCTGAGGACGAGAACTTTGGCTCCATCCGAAATCAGCTGTGCACCTTCAGAGAGG GTTACGATGATATCTCTGACTGCATTGATCTGATCATCTGCCTGGGAGGGGATGGAACGCTGCTCTACGCCTCCTCTCTCTTCCAG GCTAGCGTTCCTCCAGTGATGGCGTTCCATCTCGGCTCCCTGGGATTCCTCACGCCCTTCAAGTTTGAGTCGTATAAAACAGAAGTGGACAAAGTGTTTGAAG GGAATGCAGCCATCACGCTGCGCAGCCGCCTGAAGGTGAAGGTGGTGAAGGAGATGTTGGATCGGACGGCCTCGCAGCAGCCGGAGCACAACGGCGTGCTCCCTCACCGATACACCAGCAGCGAGGCGGGCAAGGTCACCTTGCAGCTCCAG GTGTTGAACGAGGTGGTGGTCGACCGTGGGCCCTCGTCCTACCTGTCTAACGTGGACTTGTACCTGGACGGACGTCTCATCACGTCCGTGCAAGGAGACG GCGTGATCGTGTCCACGCCCACTGGCAGCACGGCGTACGCGGCGGCGGCAGGGGCGTCCATGATCCACCCCAACGTGCCAGCCATCATGGTGACCCCCATCTGTCCGCACTCGCTCTCCTTCAGGCCCATCGTGGTCCCCGCCGGGGTGGAGCTCATG aTCACCTTGTCCCCCGACGCCAGAAACACCGCCTGGGTGTCCTTCGACGGCAGGAAGAGGCAAGAGATCCAGCACGGCGACTG CATCAAAATCACGACATCATGCTACCCGGTCCCGTCCATCTGCTGCCACGACCTGGTCTACGACTGGTTTGAGAGCCTGGCGCAGTGTCTGCACTGGAACGTGCGCAAGCGACAGGCACGCCTCGCCGAGACCTCTGACTCGTCGGATACGGAAAACTGA
- the samd7 gene encoding sterile alpha motif domain-containing protein 7: MMTPREQLRKMTALGEQGALDEKHWYRLVNGVSASELRQRQEMMMRNQMAMAPQILAQGQQRLQGVPAQFEPRYMERDLVPPAEMVAPEARQMHMGPHLGPPLAPHASVLPGRTFPGAGGYGFLPSEPLETVARRQELLHKQNMARMEMNAILHQKELENAHQKGLMGMEAPMSYPSNPMAFRGRQRIPESHDVFVHRPALDDLHSGSLLMSASPYPPVGTLHRERGRRVGRRPAAHKSAEHPAGNGKGPAEDKSVEQSPGAASGGEEKEVDVKGDTGDEGATGKVHHHHQSKVDSEMAAGGRKNYKEGEAGLRKTCVGATEACQDVSNSGASDKEGQCGSFQEKFMYPPAGMPYIFPVTGNGFLPPGPPNLFLNGDEVSSDVRKWSVNDVYNFVNSIPTCSEYAQTFKDHMIDGETLPLLSEEHLLDTLGLKLGPALKIRSQVSRRMGSMLYMMNLPLPAATLQAAPDKPGDPSSETGSPVNCNSEEMMASPRDVDILKASEHLQETDNNSPPCASAEAVVSVQA, encoded by the exons ATGATGACCCCCCGCGAGCAACTCAGGAAGATGACGGCGCTGGGCGAGCAGGGAGCTCTGGACGAGAAGCACTGGTACCGGCTGGTTAATGGCGTGTCTGCAAGCG AGCTGAGGCAGAGGCaggagatgatgatgaggaacCAGATGGCCATGGCGCCGCAGATCCTCGCCCAGGGTCAGCAGAGGTTACAGGGGGTGCCGGCTCAGTTTGAACCGAGATACATGGAAAG GGACTTGGTCCCGCCTGCTGAGATGGTGGCTCCTGAAGCCAGGCAGATGCACATGGGACCTCACCTGGGCCCCCCTTTAGCGCCACATGCTAGTGTCCTTCCTGGAAGAACCTTTCCAGGAGCAg GCGGTTATGGCTTCCTGCCCTCCGAGCCTCTGGAAACGGTTGCCCGGCGACAGGAGCTCCTTCACAAGCAAAACATGGCCAG AATGGAGATGAACGCCATCCTGCACCAGAAGGAGCTGGAGAACGCCCACCAGAAGGGTCTGATGGGCATGGAGGCCCCAATGTCCTACCCGTCTAACCCCATGGCCTTCAGGGGACGCCAGCGCATACCCGAGAGCCACGACGTCTTCGTCCACCGCCCGGCCCTGGACGACCTCCACTCCGGAAGCCTGCTGATGTCGGCTAGCCCATATCCGCCTGTGGGGACGCTGCACAGAGAGCGGGGCCGCAGGGTGGGAAGGAGGCCCGCCGCTCACAAGAGCGCCGAACACCCGGCGGGCAACGGCAAGGGCCCCGCCGAGGACAAGAGTGTGGAGCAAAGCCCGGGGGCTGCGTCCGGCGGGGAGGAGAAAGAAGTGGATGTGAAGGGAGACACCGGGGACGAGGGGGCCACCGGAAaggtgcatcatcatcatcagagcAAAGTGGACTCAGAGATGGCTGCAGGAGGCAGGAAGAACTACAAGGAGGGGGAGGCGGGGCTTCGTAAGACCTGCGTCGGCGCCACAGAGGCGTGCCAGGATGTGAGCAACAGCGGCGCCAGCGACAAGGAAGGCCAGTGCGGATCTTTCCAGGAGAAGTTCATGTACCCCCCAGCGGGAATGCCGTACATCTTCCCCGTCACTGGAAACGGCTTCCTTCCACCTG GGCCGCCCAACCTCTTCCTGAACGGCGACGAGGTGTCGTCGGACGTGAGGAAGTGGAGCGTCAACGACGTTTACAACTTCGTTAACAGCATCCCAACGTGTTCAGAGTACGCTCAG ACCTTTAAGGACCACATGATTGATGGCGAGACCTTGCCCTTGCTCTCCGAGGAACACCTGCTGGACACGCTGGGCCTCAAGCTGGGGCCCGCACTCAAGATACGCTCGCAG GTCTCACGGCGCATGGGCAGCATGCTCTACATGATGAACCTGCCGCTCCCGGCCGCCACCCTGCAGGCCGCCCCCGACAAGCCGGGCGACCCCTCGTCCGAGACGGGTTCCCCCGTCAACTGCAACAGCGAGGAGATGATGGCCAGCCCCCGAGATGTGGACATCCTTAAAGCCAGTGAACACCTCCAGGAGACAGACAACAATTCACCTCCTTGTGCCAGCGCTGAGGCCGTGGTGTCTGTCCAAGCGTGA